A genomic stretch from Nocardia wallacei includes:
- a CDS encoding ferredoxin--NADP reductase, whose amino-acid sequence MTTVDVPHSSRSAVLRVSAVITETGDACSLVFDVPEELRERFAYKPGQFLTLRIPSERTGSVARCYSLASSPYTDDRPKVTVKRTVDGYASNWVCDNVRAGDELEVLPPSGIFTPKDLDEDLLLFAAGSGITPVMSILKSALARGSGRIVLVYANRDAESVIFAGELRELADKNPQRLVVVHWLETLQGLPSVDALAAVAAPYTDRRAFMCGPKAFMDRVHDALAQLEVPRDRTHAEIFNSLAGDPFADTAPVELSDEEQADAATVEVELDGEVHNLSWPRRQTLVDIMLSKGIDVPYSCQEGECGSCACTVLEGKVEMDNSEILDPEDIEAGYILGCQAHPVTDHLKIQF is encoded by the coding sequence ATGACCACTGTCGACGTACCGCACAGCTCGCGTTCGGCCGTGCTGCGGGTCTCCGCGGTGATCACCGAGACGGGCGACGCCTGTTCGCTGGTGTTCGACGTGCCCGAGGAGCTGCGCGAACGGTTCGCGTACAAGCCCGGCCAGTTCCTCACTCTGCGCATCCCGAGCGAGCGCACCGGCTCGGTGGCGCGCTGCTACTCGCTGGCCAGCTCGCCCTATACCGACGATCGGCCGAAGGTCACGGTGAAGCGCACCGTCGACGGCTACGCCTCGAACTGGGTGTGCGACAACGTGCGCGCGGGTGACGAACTGGAAGTACTGCCGCCCTCGGGCATCTTCACGCCCAAGGACCTCGACGAGGATCTGCTGCTGTTCGCGGCGGGCAGCGGCATCACACCGGTGATGTCCATCCTGAAGTCGGCGCTGGCGCGCGGCAGCGGCCGGATCGTGCTCGTGTACGCCAACCGCGATGCCGAATCGGTGATCTTCGCGGGCGAATTGCGGGAGCTGGCGGACAAGAATCCGCAGCGGCTGGTCGTCGTGCACTGGCTGGAAACGCTGCAGGGTCTGCCGAGTGTGGACGCGCTGGCCGCCGTGGCCGCGCCCTACACCGACCGCCGCGCCTTCATGTGCGGGCCGAAGGCGTTCATGGACCGGGTGCACGACGCGCTGGCTCAGCTGGAGGTGCCGCGCGACCGCACGCACGCCGAGATCTTCAACTCGCTGGCGGGTGATCCGTTCGCGGATACCGCACCGGTCGAGTTGAGCGACGAGGAACAGGCCGACGCCGCTACCGTCGAGGTGGAGCTGGACGGGGAGGTGCACAACCTGTCGTGGCCGCGGAGGCAGACGCTGGTGGACATCATGCTGTCCAAGGGCATCGACGTTCCGTACTCGTGTCAGGAGGGTGAGTGCGGGTCGTGCGCCTGCACCGTGCTCGAGGGGAAGGTCGAGATGGACAACTCCGAGATTCTCGATCCGGAGGATATCGAGGCCGGGTACATTCTCGGCTGCCAGGCGCATCCGGTGACCGACCATTTGAAGATCCAGTTCTGA
- a CDS encoding MCE family protein, with protein MMNASRRTAFTALCAVVTLGTAGCAVTVENLPMPKPGIGAPGYTVHAAFRDALNLPDHAHVRIGGTDVGTVTKIETTNFIADVEILIRADISLPQGTTAELRQGTPLGDMFVAMTLPTAQQAGAPLRDGDTIGTDHTGTAASVEQLMMSVSMLINGGGINQAAQITSQMDSMFAGRGPQLSHLLTEMTSVIDALNQRTGDIDATLQGLNTLAGELSRRKAELGAAADTFPQLLGLVNENNQRIVDLTTKVSTTMAALGDFTDTTGPQFLSLFDSIQKLMSGFTDMGDNLTQALSNLHDMYPGVMASLRGPGLAIMATVSYLSVGALTDPKGSRFPEVGDVGAFVGSLAQIFEKVFGRVISPPRPVPPDPAQPGGPEASGETPDGARPGGPEASLGTPDRAQPGGPEASGGTPDRAQPGEPQASGGTPDRAQPGEPQASGGTPDSGAQGEPGGVR; from the coding sequence ATGATGAACGCCTCTCGCAGAACGGCTTTCACGGCGCTGTGCGCGGTCGTGACGCTCGGGACCGCCGGTTGCGCGGTGACGGTGGAGAACCTGCCGATGCCCAAACCTGGCATCGGCGCACCGGGGTACACCGTGCACGCCGCCTTCCGCGACGCGCTCAACCTGCCCGACCACGCGCACGTCCGCATCGGCGGCACCGACGTCGGCACCGTCACCAAGATCGAGACGACGAATTTCATCGCCGACGTGGAAATACTGATCCGCGCGGATATCTCGCTGCCGCAGGGGACCACCGCCGAGCTGCGCCAGGGCACGCCGCTCGGCGACATGTTCGTGGCGATGACGCTGCCCACCGCGCAGCAGGCCGGCGCGCCGCTGCGCGACGGCGACACCATCGGCACCGACCACACCGGCACCGCCGCCTCGGTGGAACAGCTGATGATGTCGGTCTCGATGCTCATCAACGGCGGTGGCATCAACCAGGCCGCGCAGATCACCTCGCAAATGGATTCCATGTTCGCCGGGCGCGGGCCGCAGCTGTCGCATCTGCTGACCGAGATGACCTCGGTGATCGACGCGCTCAATCAGCGGACCGGTGACATCGACGCGACCCTGCAGGGATTGAATACACTGGCCGGCGAATTGTCCAGGCGCAAGGCGGAATTGGGTGCCGCGGCCGACACTTTCCCGCAGCTGCTCGGGCTGGTGAACGAGAACAATCAGCGCATCGTGGACCTGACCACCAAGGTGTCGACGACCATGGCGGCGCTCGGCGATTTCACCGACACCACCGGTCCGCAGTTCCTCAGCCTGTTCGACAGCATTCAGAAACTGATGTCGGGCTTCACCGATATGGGCGACAACCTGACGCAGGCGCTGAGCAATCTGCACGACATGTATCCCGGGGTGATGGCCAGCCTGCGCGGTCCCGGCCTGGCGATCATGGCCACCGTGTCGTACCTGAGCGTCGGCGCCCTCACCGATCCGAAGGGCAGCCGGTTCCCGGAGGTCGGCGACGTGGGCGCCTTCGTCGGCAGCCTGGCCCAGATATTCGAGAAGGTGTTCGGACGAGTCATCAGTCCGCCACGCCCGGTACCCCCTGACCCAGCGCAACCCGGCGGACCGGAGGCAAGCGGTGAAACACCGGACGGCGCACGACCGGGCGGACCGGAGGCAAGCCTTGGAACACCGGACAGGGCACAACCGGGCGGACCGGAGGCAAGCGGTGGAACACCGGACAGGGCACAACCGGGCGAGCCGCAGGCAAGCGGTGGAACACCGGACAGGGCACAACCGGGCGAGCCGCAGGCAAGCGGTGGAACACCGGACAGCGGAGCGCAAGGCGAGCCGGGTGGTGTGCGGTGA
- a CDS encoding MCE family protein, whose amino-acid sequence MNIPLWNWIVGRRVALANLGLVVVLIVGCGYLARYVLRFDPVPHTFRVTVELPTSGGLLVGNDVTFRGTRVGSVTDLRVSGDGIAAVAEIEDSARIPVGGVVHVGRLSAAGEQYLDFRPDSDTGPFLSEGAIVDRSRTSVPIPVQNVLADLSGFIGGMNPDRLTVIVDELDKALAGGPDRLRNMISGISRAMAGLTDLLPQTRQLIENLEVIAETTSHAQPDLSTVTAAGSTLFQQATAADAEVRRFLDQGPGQLTTLGEVVAANQDPMTDLVTNFVAITKAAKLRQPAIEALFPSLRQGIQALGVPAHDGAYHTLADFYPRPTCEYDTIPVAASEAVTDTRVRLYNYCVTKDPALQVRGSANAPRPAVPDNGSGPPPGVTGNELSRPVPGMPSGN is encoded by the coding sequence GTGAATATTCCCCTGTGGAACTGGATCGTCGGGCGGCGTGTCGCCCTGGCGAATCTCGGGCTGGTGGTCGTGCTGATCGTGGGGTGCGGTTATCTGGCGCGGTATGTGCTGCGCTTCGATCCGGTGCCGCACACCTTCCGGGTGACCGTGGAGCTGCCGACCTCCGGCGGCCTGCTGGTGGGCAACGACGTGACCTTCCGTGGCACCCGGGTCGGCTCGGTGACGGACCTGCGCGTCTCCGGTGACGGCATCGCGGCCGTCGCCGAGATCGAGGACAGCGCACGGATTCCCGTCGGTGGCGTGGTGCACGTCGGGCGGCTGTCCGCCGCGGGCGAGCAGTACCTGGATTTCCGCCCCGACTCCGACACCGGGCCCTTCCTGTCCGAGGGCGCGATCGTGGACCGGTCCCGCACCAGCGTGCCGATCCCGGTGCAGAACGTGCTCGCCGACCTCAGCGGATTCATCGGCGGCATGAACCCCGACCGCCTCACCGTCATCGTCGACGAACTCGACAAGGCGCTGGCGGGCGGACCGGATCGGTTGCGCAACATGATCTCCGGCATCAGCCGGGCCATGGCGGGACTCACCGACCTGCTGCCGCAGACCCGGCAGCTGATCGAGAACCTCGAGGTGATCGCCGAGACCACCTCGCACGCCCAGCCCGACCTGAGCACCGTCACCGCCGCGGGAAGTACGCTGTTCCAGCAGGCCACCGCGGCCGACGCGGAGGTGCGCCGGTTCCTCGACCAGGGTCCGGGCCAGCTGACCACGCTCGGCGAGGTGGTGGCGGCGAACCAGGATCCGATGACCGATCTGGTCACCAACTTCGTCGCCATCACCAAGGCCGCGAAGTTGCGCCAGCCCGCGATCGAGGCGCTGTTCCCCTCACTGCGGCAAGGCATTCAGGCCCTCGGGGTGCCCGCCCACGACGGCGCGTACCACACCCTGGCCGACTTCTACCCGCGCCCGACCTGCGAGTACGACACCATCCCGGTGGCGGCCTCCGAGGCGGTCACCGACACCCGGGTCCGGCTGTACAACTACTGCGTCACCAAGGACCCGGCCCTGCAGGTCCGCGGCTCGGCCAATGCGCCCCGACCCGCCGTGCCCGACAACGGATCCGGGCCGCCGCCGGGTGTCACCGGCAACGAACTGTCCCGCCCGGTACCCGGCATGCCCTCTGGCAATTAG
- a CDS encoding GAF domain-containing protein — translation MMSRMVGDLGGGGVVTHEAGPRLDELESHAAQAHHHLAAGPAEWYRLPGLLRPPLLDSWLRSLRAGLDPAGGPDRRGLRGAELSRCRDGHPLAAVLPLIDELLLCEGAGAGLVVVIADRHGRVLWTLGAPNRIAALADTGLREGDDLSERRAGANAVALAVRTGRPAWVHGPEHYLRRMRAVTGAAAPVRAPGGRLTGVLMLAGDPRVVRPDLSALVRAAATAVELELELAAYRRRWPEPDSGDTNADSTAARLRLEVLGRGQPLLTVSGERIVVSQRHAEILLLLAERPDGLSADHLALLLDETDLDNTTVRAAMSRLRTVAGPDILDSRPYRLRGCVATDVAALQTALDAADIPAAVRLYAGPVLPRSTAPGIVDLRDEVRRRLHAAVLDSGDPAVLGHWTARADGRDDVAAWCAYRAVVERDCELYTQVEAKIRLLERQRATDPMLTRDAGR, via the coding sequence ATGATGAGCCGAATGGTCGGCGATCTCGGAGGCGGCGGTGTGGTGACGCACGAGGCGGGGCCGCGACTGGACGAGCTGGAAAGCCATGCGGCTCAGGCGCACCACCACCTGGCGGCGGGGCCCGCCGAGTGGTATCGGCTGCCCGGACTGCTGCGGCCGCCGCTGCTGGACTCCTGGCTGCGCTCGCTGCGCGCCGGACTCGACCCGGCCGGCGGTCCGGACCGGCGTGGCCTGCGCGGGGCCGAGTTGTCCCGCTGCCGCGACGGTCATCCCCTCGCCGCGGTGCTGCCGCTGATCGACGAGCTGCTGCTATGTGAGGGCGCCGGAGCCGGGCTGGTGGTCGTGATCGCGGATCGGCACGGCCGGGTGCTGTGGACGCTGGGCGCCCCGAATCGGATTGCGGCGCTGGCCGATACGGGCCTGCGCGAGGGCGACGACCTGAGCGAACGCCGCGCGGGCGCCAATGCCGTGGCGCTCGCGGTGCGCACCGGTCGCCCGGCGTGGGTGCACGGCCCCGAGCACTACCTGCGGCGGATGCGTGCGGTGACCGGAGCGGCCGCGCCCGTGCGCGCTCCCGGCGGGCGGCTCACCGGCGTGCTGATGCTCGCCGGTGACCCCCGGGTGGTGCGGCCGGACCTGTCGGCACTGGTGCGGGCCGCGGCGACCGCCGTGGAACTGGAACTGGAACTGGCCGCGTATCGGCGGCGGTGGCCCGAACCGGATTCGGGTGATACGAACGCCGATTCGACGGCGGCCCGGTTGCGGCTCGAGGTACTCGGTCGCGGGCAGCCGCTGCTGACCGTGTCCGGTGAGCGAATCGTGGTGTCGCAGCGGCACGCCGAGATCCTCCTGCTGCTGGCCGAACGGCCGGACGGATTGTCGGCCGACCACCTGGCTCTGCTGCTGGACGAGACCGACCTCGACAACACCACCGTCCGGGCGGCGATGTCGCGCTTGCGCACGGTGGCCGGACCGGACATCCTCGATTCGCGCCCCTACCGCCTGCGAGGCTGCGTCGCAACGGATGTGGCGGCCCTGCAGACCGCGTTGGATGCCGCCGACATACCGGCCGCCGTACGGCTCTACGCCGGGCCGGTGCTGCCGCGCTCCACCGCACCGGGCATCGTCGACCTCCGCGACGAGGTGCGGCGGCGGCTGCACGCCGCGGTGCTCGATTCCGGCGATCCGGCCGTGCTCGGCCACTGGACCGCCCGCGCCGACGGGCGCGACGATGTCGCGGCGTGGTGCGCCTATCGCGCTGTGGTGGAGCGTGATTGCGAGCTGTACACGCAGGTGGAGGCCAAAATCCGGCTGCTGGAACGGCAGCGGGCCACCGACCCGATGCTGACGCGCGACGCGGGCCGCTAG
- a CDS encoding DNA alkylation repair protein — MTEPAPTAAAVRKALADIADPADAIHLQRFFKTGPGEYGEGDVFLGVRVPQTRAVAKRFALLPLSEIDELLDSPVHEHRLAGLVLLNNAMAKAMKPRTEDRAAQQEIVDRYLSAVRRGRVNNWDLVDVSAENILGPWLLNRPRDLLFELAQRNSLWEPRVALLTTFAFIKAGDATTTVELCEILLGDRRDLIQKAVGWMLREVGKRIDRTLLTAFLDRHAAEMGRTALSYATEHLDPAARQAYRSMR; from the coding sequence GTGACCGAGCCCGCCCCGACCGCCGCCGCGGTGCGCAAGGCGTTGGCGGACATCGCCGATCCCGCGGACGCGATCCATCTGCAACGCTTCTTCAAGACCGGTCCCGGTGAGTACGGCGAGGGCGACGTATTTCTCGGGGTACGCGTCCCCCAGACCCGCGCGGTAGCCAAACGCTTCGCACTGCTACCGCTCTCGGAGATAGACGAGCTGCTCGACAGCCCGGTGCACGAGCACCGCCTGGCCGGACTGGTCCTGCTCAACAACGCCATGGCCAAGGCGATGAAACCGCGCACCGAAGATCGTGCCGCACAACAGGAGATCGTCGACCGCTACCTGTCGGCCGTACGCCGCGGCCGCGTGAACAACTGGGACCTGGTGGACGTCTCGGCCGAGAACATCCTCGGCCCCTGGCTGCTGAACCGCCCCCGTGACCTGCTCTTCGAACTGGCACAGCGGAATTCGCTGTGGGAGCCACGAGTCGCCCTCTTGACGACCTTCGCATTCATCAAGGCCGGGGACGCCACAACCACTGTCGAACTCTGCGAAATCCTGCTCGGCGATCGCCGCGACCTGATCCAGAAAGCCGTCGGCTGGATGCTGCGCGAGGTGGGCAAGCGCATCGACCGCACCCTGCTGACCGCTTTCCTGGATCGCCACGCCGCCGAAATGGGCCGCACCGCACTGAGTTACGCCACCGAACATCTCGATCCCGCAGCGCGACAGGCATACCGGTCGATGCGCTGA
- a CDS encoding TetR/AcrR family transcriptional regulator: protein MNVGPTRRTRETGQNVSRGQRGTAHHAEQATTKPEERVIRRRPKNRRAQIAATSAAAFGSLGYHGVSMEDIATKLGISSAALYRHYPSKYALFREELLRLGAATVAAVTLPEESAGRPAEQRLDQVVDAIIADTIANRPTVALVRWERRYLEDDDRRTLDDQFATALTTLRDLIGELRPELSRRDRLVRAVAVFSVISSIGDHHATLPVKPMTAVLNSAAWALIRADLPTAEAPPRPPRAVEIPQSFKHELLLKKAVELFHERGYPNVSVEDIAMAADLSAASAVYRYYRSKSDLLAAAFRRAADRMSGAIGPAVAASPTPAEALSKLIDLYVAGSFAERELTFVYYAEFGHVAAEERTMLRNIQRLIVAEWVKLLVEVRPELSEAQARILVQAAFGLVVDLGRVFGNDAHICPPDRVAALMEVIVFGRPQSQ from the coding sequence ATGAACGTCGGCCCGACGCGCCGCACCAGAGAGACAGGCCAGAACGTGAGCCGAGGACAGCGCGGCACCGCGCACCACGCAGAACAGGCGACAACAAAACCGGAGGAGCGCGTGATCCGGCGGCGGCCGAAGAACCGCCGGGCGCAGATCGCGGCGACCTCCGCGGCCGCCTTCGGTTCGCTGGGCTACCACGGCGTCAGCATGGAGGACATCGCCACCAAGCTCGGCATCTCCTCCGCCGCGCTGTATCGGCACTATCCGAGTAAGTACGCGCTGTTCCGGGAGGAACTGCTGCGGCTGGGCGCGGCCACCGTCGCGGCGGTCACGCTGCCCGAGGAGAGTGCGGGCCGGCCCGCCGAGCAGCGGCTCGATCAGGTGGTCGACGCGATCATCGCCGACACCATCGCCAATCGGCCGACGGTCGCGCTGGTCCGCTGGGAGCGGCGCTACCTCGAGGACGACGATCGCCGGACCCTCGACGACCAGTTCGCCACCGCCCTCACCACCCTGCGCGACCTGATCGGCGAACTGCGGCCCGAACTGTCCCGGCGCGACCGGCTGGTCCGCGCGGTGGCGGTGTTCAGCGTGATCAGCAGCATCGGCGACCATCACGCCACGCTGCCGGTGAAACCCATGACGGCCGTGCTGAATTCGGCGGCGTGGGCGCTCATCCGCGCCGATCTGCCGACCGCGGAGGCGCCGCCGCGGCCGCCGCGCGCGGTGGAGATTCCGCAGTCGTTCAAGCACGAACTGCTGTTGAAGAAGGCCGTCGAGCTGTTCCACGAGCGCGGTTATCCGAACGTCAGCGTCGAGGACATCGCGATGGCGGCCGATCTGTCGGCGGCCTCGGCGGTCTATCGCTACTACCGCAGCAAGAGCGATCTGCTGGCCGCGGCGTTCCGCCGCGCCGCCGACCGGATGTCGGGCGCGATCGGACCGGCGGTGGCGGCCTCGCCGACGCCCGCCGAGGCGCTGTCCAAGCTGATCGACCTGTACGTCGCCGGCTCGTTCGCCGAGCGCGAGCTGACCTTCGTGTACTACGCGGAGTTCGGTCACGTGGCGGCCGAGGAGCGGACGATGCTGCGCAACATCCAGCGGCTCATCGTCGCCGAATGGGTGAAGCTGCTGGTCGAGGTGCGTCCGGAACTGTCCGAAGCGCAGGCGCGCATCCTGGTGCAGGCGGCCTTCGGGCTCGTGGTCGATCTGGGCCGGGTGTTCGGCAACGACGCGCACATCTGCCCGCCCGATCGGGTCGCCGCCCTCATGGAAGTGATCGTGTTCGGGCGGCCGCAGTCGCAGTAG
- a CDS encoding NUDIX hydrolase codes for MGNAFRLNAAVGVDLVVLTLGARRSTNDTLCALLIQRLYAPYRGRWALPGGFVQQDESLSAAAVRVLREETGIRADRLHLEQLATYGEPGRDPRGRVISTAYLALVPNLPAPQAGPDASAAAIWSVEELLVERGRVAFDHRRILTDGVERARAKLEYTPLATAFCAPEFTVAELRRVYEVVWGTSIDPRNFHRKVTSTPGFVEPTGRTTVGGGRPAQLFRAGPARVLHPPMLRPS; via the coding sequence ATGGGCAATGCTTTTCGCCTCAATGCCGCGGTGGGGGTGGATCTGGTCGTGCTGACCCTCGGCGCCCGGCGGTCGACCAACGACACGCTGTGCGCGCTGTTGATCCAGCGGCTGTACGCCCCCTACCGCGGAAGGTGGGCACTGCCCGGCGGATTCGTGCAGCAGGACGAGAGCCTGTCGGCGGCGGCGGTGCGGGTATTGCGCGAGGAGACGGGAATTCGGGCCGATCGCCTGCATCTGGAGCAGCTGGCCACCTACGGCGAACCCGGGCGGGATCCGCGCGGGCGCGTGATCAGCACGGCCTACCTCGCGCTGGTGCCGAATCTGCCCGCGCCGCAGGCCGGTCCGGACGCGTCGGCGGCGGCCATCTGGTCGGTGGAGGAGTTGCTGGTCGAGCGGGGCCGGGTGGCGTTCGACCACCGCCGGATCCTGACCGATGGCGTGGAGCGGGCGCGCGCCAAACTCGAGTACACGCCACTGGCCACCGCGTTCTGCGCGCCCGAATTCACCGTCGCCGAGCTGCGCCGAGTCTACGAGGTGGTGTGGGGGACCAGCATCGATCCCCGCAATTTCCACCGGAAGGTCACCAGCACACCGGGTTTCGTGGAACCGACCGGCCGCACCACGGTGGGCGGCGGCCGCCCGGCTCAGCTGTTCCGGGCCGGGCCCGCCCGGGTGCTGCATCCGCCGATGTTGCGGCCCAGCTGA
- the mftR2 gene encoding mycofactocin system transcriptional regulator MftR2, with the protein MRNQGGAGGGANQTLSESEIVEAALRVVRADGVEKLSMRRLSRELGVSPMAPYYYVADKRELLDLVATAALTGVRKPPPEAGPWQRRLRDLIDQIDEKLRKHPGLGDVLIEQMLGKQLDLIASIMEILFDAGFDDRNVLAAYATIHTYLFGRARVNPRDRSALTDNQLPDAVSRVLRYMGDLRGKYTYDFGMEVLIAGLEAQLVRQRDGHVR; encoded by the coding sequence TTGCGTAATCAGGGAGGGGCCGGAGGCGGCGCGAACCAGACCCTGTCGGAATCGGAGATCGTCGAGGCGGCGCTGCGGGTGGTGCGCGCGGACGGCGTGGAGAAGTTGTCCATGCGCCGACTCTCGCGCGAACTCGGCGTCTCGCCGATGGCGCCTTATTACTACGTCGCCGACAAACGCGAACTGCTCGACCTCGTCGCCACCGCCGCGCTGACCGGCGTCCGCAAACCACCGCCCGAGGCCGGGCCGTGGCAGCGCCGGCTGCGGGACCTCATCGATCAGATCGATGAGAAATTGCGCAAGCATCCGGGCCTCGGCGATGTACTCATCGAGCAGATGCTCGGCAAACAGCTCGATCTCATCGCCTCGATCATGGAGATCCTGTTCGATGCCGGGTTCGACGATCGCAATGTGCTGGCCGCCTATGCCACCATTCACACCTATCTGTTCGGGCGCGCCCGGGTGAATCCGCGCGACCGCTCCGCCCTGACCGACAACCAGCTGCCCGACGCCGTCTCGCGTGTCCTGCGATACATGGGTGACCTGCGCGGCAAGTACACCTACGACTTCGGCATGGAGGTGTTGATCGCGGGTCTGGAGGCCCAGCTTGTCCGGCAGCGGGATGGGCACGTACGATGA
- the mftF gene encoding mycofactocin biosynthesis glycosyltransferase MftF (Members of this protein family, MftF, are glycosyltransferases, members of PF00535 (glycosyl transferase family 2). The encoding gene is found as part of the mycofactocin cassette, in Mycobacterium tuberculosis, many other Actinobacteria, and occasional members of other lineages. Mycofactocin itself, a putative redox carrier, is a heavily modified derivative of the C-terminal Val-Tyr dipeptide of the mycofactocin precursor MftA (TIGR03969).), with translation MRHDRLPDGFGVRIDPRVRTYSGGRFLVGGSPTRLLRLAPEAAALIGDGYLEVTDPKSAVVARRLLDSGVANPRPRLLPSPEDVTVVIPHCNDAAGLERLLGALRGHSVVVVDDGSDRPVRIPPRRVRCRVTVLRHDRRHGPAAARNAGLRAATTEFVAFLDSDVVPKAGWLEVMLGHFSDPEVALVAPRIVAREPDTTVLGRYEQTRSTLDHGRREAAVTSRGAVSYVPGAALLVRRRALLHEGGFDEQMRSAADIDLCWRLERAGWRLRYEPAAHVACDHPASFGKWFGGKVSHGASAAPLARRHAGVVAPLSVPFWSVVATALLATASRWGVLGGLATLVAALVRLRRVFAELDNPTRVAAIQLARGFSGGVWRIVSALCRHYWPVTVLAMVVSRRIRRIAVTMAVADGLADWFTHRDAGGLDPVRYLVCKRLDDLAYGTGLWWGAARVRNLTALRPAVPPH, from the coding sequence ATGCGCCATGATCGACTGCCCGACGGGTTCGGGGTGCGAATCGATCCTCGGGTGCGCACCTACTCCGGTGGGCGGTTCCTGGTCGGTGGCTCGCCGACGAGGTTGCTGCGACTTGCGCCGGAGGCGGCCGCCCTGATCGGTGACGGGTATCTGGAGGTGACCGATCCGAAGTCCGCAGTGGTTGCCAGACGGCTGCTCGATTCCGGTGTGGCCAACCCGCGCCCGCGGCTGCTGCCCTCGCCGGAGGATGTCACCGTCGTGATCCCGCACTGCAACGACGCCGCCGGGCTGGAACGGCTGCTGGGCGCGTTGCGCGGGCACAGCGTGGTGGTCGTCGACGATGGCTCCGACCGTCCGGTACGCATACCGCCGAGGCGCGTCCGCTGCCGGGTGACGGTGCTGCGCCACGACCGCAGGCACGGCCCCGCCGCGGCGCGCAATGCCGGGCTGCGCGCCGCCACAACCGAATTCGTGGCCTTCCTGGACTCCGACGTGGTCCCCAAGGCCGGATGGCTCGAGGTGATGCTGGGCCACTTCAGCGACCCGGAGGTCGCGCTGGTGGCGCCCCGTATCGTGGCGCGCGAGCCCGACACCACCGTGCTCGGCCGCTACGAGCAGACCCGCTCCACGTTGGACCACGGCCGGCGCGAGGCCGCGGTCACCTCGCGCGGCGCGGTGTCCTACGTGCCGGGCGCGGCGTTGCTGGTGCGCCGGCGCGCGCTGCTGCACGAGGGCGGCTTCGACGAGCAGATGCGCTCGGCGGCCGATATCGACCTGTGCTGGCGGCTGGAGCGGGCGGGCTGGCGGCTGCGGTACGAGCCGGCGGCGCACGTGGCCTGCGATCATCCGGCCTCGTTCGGAAAGTGGTTCGGCGGCAAGGTATCCCACGGGGCGAGCGCGGCGCCGCTGGCGCGCCGGCACGCCGGGGTGGTGGCGCCGCTGTCGGTGCCGTTCTGGTCGGTGGTGGCGACGGCCCTGCTGGCGACCGCCTCGCGCTGGGGTGTGCTGGGCGGACTGGCCACGCTGGTGGCGGCGCTGGTGCGGCTGCGGCGGGTCTTCGCCGAGTTGGACAACCCGACCCGGGTGGCGGCGATCCAGTTGGCGCGCGGCTTCTCCGGCGGCGTGTGGCGGATCGTGTCCGCGCTGTGCCGGCACTACTGGCCCGTCACCGTGCTGGCGATGGTGGTCTCGCGGCGGATCCGGCGCATCGCGGTGACGATGGCGGTGGCCGACGGGCTGGCCGACTGGTTCACCCATCGAGATGCCGGCGGCCTGGATCCGGTGCGCTACCTGGTCTGCAAGCGGCTCGACGACCTCGCCTACGGCACCGGATTGTGGTGGGGCGCGGCCCGGGTGCGGAACCTTACCGCGCTGCGCCCGGCAGTCCCGCCGCACTGA